The sequence below is a genomic window from Flavobacterium sediminilitoris.
GCACCTACTTCTACAATAGAAATATTTTGAGATAATAATTTAAGTTCATTTTCTACTATTGATTCTTCATTATCTATTTTCTGCATCATTGCAGGTAATAAAATTCTCTCAGTATCACCTTCTATAAAAATAGCTTTATCAGCAAAAAATAATTCGGCTCTATTCAGTGTTAAATATTGTTTTAAAAAGCGATAGTTCTTCTTTCCTTCTTCTCCTTCTTCTAAATATTCCTTTTCTAAATCTTTTAAATTCTTTGCTTTTATATCATTTACAAATTCATTTTTTAGATACTTAATTGCATTAAAATCTTGGCAATTCGCCACAATGTGTGAAGAGTGAGTGCTAATGATATATTGAAAAGGTTGTGGTTTTAGAGAATTACCATCCTTATCTTTTTTTATTATGCCTTTATTTAAAAGATTTGTAATGTTTTGAATAAAAACATATTGCATTTGTGGATGTGTATGCGCTTCTGGTTCTTCAATTAATAATAAATTGATACTCGCTGGATTTTCATCTTTTTTTCTTGCAAACTCAGAAACTAAAATTTTGATTTGAAAAATCATACTAATAAGATTCATATATCCTAAACCATTATACTGTTCAGGGAAATCGGTCTCATTATGATTATATACAACCGTTGTATTACCTTTTAATAATTCCTTATGCTGTAATGTCGAAATTATCTTGATTACTGATTCATCCTTTTTAATGCCTCCAAACTCTTTTACAGTATCAATAGTTTCACTAAATAAACCTTCATAAACTTTACCTAATTTTTCATCCGTTTCTTCAATTGCTGCATTGAACTCTTGAATTTTCTCTTCATCCGCATCATTTTTTTCACTTCTTTCATATATTTCTGATGTTTGTGTAGATAAGGTTTTATTGTTGTCCTTATTCGTTACCCCTCTTTTAGCATCGATATACTTGAAATTGATAATATCTTTCAAGTTGTTTTTTAGCTTACTTTTTTCTAAATCATTAAAATTTGATTCAATGATTAAATTTTGCTCATAATCATAATCGATACTTTTCCATCTTCTTTTAAAATATTTATCTTGATTGGTTTTGAAAAAGTATTCAAATGTTTTCGGAGTATAAGTTTTACTTGGCTCTAACTTAGATTTTTCAGTTTGTTTTGATTTTTCTTTAGTTAGGAATAATTTATATTCCTTTCTCATTTCTTCATAATCATTGAAATGCAAGGAATATTCATAACCTAAAACAATTTTATTATGATTAGGTTCTAAATCCATCATTAAATCAAATATATTACTCGTGTTATCTTTTTCATCATAAGATATAACTAATCTTAACTTAATACCATAGAGGGTTTTATCGTATTCTTCTTTATTTTCAATTTGTTTAGGATTAGTAATTAGTTTTTCAATTTCTTTCTTATAATCTAAATTAAAATCTTCAGCTTTAATTTTATTTTTATCACTATCACTATTGATAAATTTTTCTAAGCAAGTGAGGATAGAAGTCTTTCCTGTATTGTTTTTCCCTAATACTAGTGATAAAGTGTCTTCTAAATCTAACTTAAAGTCTTTTAATAATCTGAAATTGCTAATGTGTATTGATTCTATTTTCATTTCTTATTTGTAAAAAATTGTATTATCCCAAATATCCCAAAAACGTCTCACACTATTTTACGGTTTCCCGTAACCTTGAAAATAAATAAGTTATAAGGGTTCTCTTTCTCAAATTTAAACAAAAAAGAGTTTACTTTTTCTTTATTTGTAAGAAATTATTGTTTTCAAACATAAGGCAATACCAAGGATGTTTTGCAGGTAGAAATACCTGTTTTTTTAAATGATTGTGATTAATGATTGTGGCAAGGTCTACGCACAGAATTGTCTCCCTGAAAGGGTCTCATTAGAAGATCTATAATATTGAACAGCAAATGGGATGCTTACAGCATGACAAGATTGTGGTTAATGATTACATGAGGTTTACGCACAAAATTGTCTCCCTGTAAAGGGTCACATTAGAAACTCCGCAATGTTGAGCAGCAAATGGGATGCTTACAGCAGGACAAGATTGAGGTAAATGATTACGCACAGAATTGTCTCCCTGTAAAGGGTCGCATTAGAAGCTCCGCAATGTTAAACAGCAAATGGGATGCTTACAGCATGACAAGATTGTGGTTAATGATTGTGGCAAGGTTTACGCACAGAATTGTCTCCCTGTAAAGGGGCACATTAGAAGCTCTGCAATGTTAAACAGCAAATGGGATGCCTACAGCATGACAGGATTGTGGATTTGGTTTACGATTAAATAAACATGCAGATTTACAGCGTTTTAAAAACAAACTTAAACCTTCAACAATTAGTCTCTTTCTATTTAATTGTAAACGTTAGGCTTAGTTTTAATGCTATATTATCTTTAAATTCGGGAAATCCATACGCACCATAACGATAGAAAGCACTACCTCCAAAACCAAGATATCCAATATCTAAATAATTCATTTTTAAAATAGTATCTATTTGTAATCCCGATTCTACGAAAAGCTTTTCTTTAGTAGTAAAAGGCAATTGAAGATGTTGATTCGTTCCGCTCAAATTACCCCAACCCATGTTGTGATGAAGACTAATGCTTGGTTGAAACTGTTTTACTTTGAATAATAGAGAACCAAAATTGTGGTGTAAAAATAAATGCGCATACTGATCGGAAACAAACTCATACAAACGCATGGTTTGAAACGCATCTTTAATAAAATAAGGATATTTTTCTACATAGCTTCCTTCACCTGTAAAGAGTAATCCTAAAGGAACATCTTTAGTAATACTACCTGCTTCAAATCGGTAATGCGTGTTTCCGAAGTTCTTAGTAA
It includes:
- a CDS encoding ATP-dependent nuclease, yielding MKIESIHISNFRLLKDFKLDLEDTLSLVLGKNNTGKTSILTCLEKFINSDSDKNKIKAEDFNLDYKKEIEKLITNPKQIENKEEYDKTLYGIKLRLVISYDEKDNTSNIFDLMMDLEPNHNKIVLGYEYSLHFNDYEEMRKEYKLFLTKEKSKQTEKSKLEPSKTYTPKTFEYFFKTNQDKYFKRRWKSIDYDYEQNLIIESNFNDLEKSKLKNNLKDIINFKYIDAKRGVTNKDNNKTLSTQTSEIYERSEKNDADEEKIQEFNAAIEETDEKLGKVYEGLFSETIDTVKEFGGIKKDESVIKIISTLQHKELLKGNTTVVYNHNETDFPEQYNGLGYMNLISMIFQIKILVSEFARKKDENPASINLLLIEEPEAHTHPQMQYVFIQNITNLLNKGIIKKDKDGNSLKPQPFQYIISTHSSHIVANCQDFNAIKYLKNEFVNDIKAKNLKDLEKEYLEEGEEGKKNYRFLKQYLTLNRAELFFADKAIFIEGDTERILLPAMMQKIDNEESIVENELKLLSQNISIVEVGAHSHIFEKFIDFIGVRSLIITDIDSYYEVQAKDEKTQQLKFKADGTTPKMEVIKCPANDTKADKTSNSSLRYYFGKTLNDLDFFKKLNIEGKILKREIDRKWKQNALGNLLIVYQTEEKAEKIYHARSFEDAFFHINYDFICNKKNSFQGLIAKWLKKFKSNKCAFTLAEKGVDKKPTLAIDILLNEKPDSQWQIPNYIREGLLWLRKD